In the Cytophagia bacterium CHB2 genome, one interval contains:
- a CDS encoding TonB-dependent receptor, which yields MSSMHFFRLLILVSLLLATLPGFAQEANQIRGRVIDHRTQEGIANANVLIQGTLRGAATDENGHFIISNVPAKEVIVLVIKHMGYAEATKSLKRAQAGWENVEIALVQTALRVVNEVVVLAERSNEAYLQNALRSNPGGGGRILRDLPGVQAVARAFVAFDPVIRGMKEEQINVTIDGIKVEPACHGRMDPATAYVDMAELDAMTITKGPFEVAGLGARLGGRIDFAKLRPVYQDQNALRLTGVAGVSYNSVTAGDKEHLRLGMSTTRLGAQVQFSRHVGDNYQSSRSEVPYSAFENRHLDAMLGVRLAKHHELRLAHYRSDGEDTGYPALPMDTRDHKARLYGFDYIASNGPLAVAQFYLKVYHNNISHVMDNLNRPAAMMREMTVLGETETTGGDVAAEWRFAQSDFKVGLNIWRVFATARRDMLTKSTGMRMSSLMWPDVTMNSAAAFAELGHDFNAAWRITAGARVANVESRAAALSPQFLAFHQFSNADLAETDIDANVRLKYHAKPHWTMTLSLGRGVRPAGHKERYGWYTINQFDSYDYIGDPRLKAEKNVAVDLALHYQAEKIQLRVQPYYNRLQDYITGDVREGLSPQSMGARGVKIYTNLGSARISGVDVDLNWQLPAHLTLFSNLSFAEGRDLEREAPLPEIPPLSTLTGLRYVSPGNLFWLQCETRAARRQDKIAPFAGENETPGFTVYHLRGGVRLGNSLQLQSGIENLTDVFYHEHLDRNDIPQPGRNFYVKSVLHF from the coding sequence ATGTCATCTATGCATTTTTTTCGATTGCTAATTCTGGTTTCCCTTTTGTTGGCCACACTGCCCGGATTCGCTCAAGAGGCGAACCAGATTCGCGGCCGCGTGATCGATCACCGCACGCAGGAAGGCATTGCCAACGCCAATGTGCTGATACAAGGCACGCTGCGCGGCGCCGCCACAGATGAGAATGGCCATTTCATCATTTCAAACGTGCCTGCGAAAGAAGTGATCGTGTTGGTGATCAAGCACATGGGATACGCTGAAGCTACTAAATCCCTCAAGCGCGCGCAGGCGGGCTGGGAGAATGTTGAGATTGCGCTTGTTCAGACTGCGCTGCGCGTCGTGAATGAAGTCGTCGTGCTGGCGGAACGCAGTAACGAGGCTTATTTGCAGAATGCGTTGCGCAGCAATCCTGGCGGCGGCGGAAGAATTCTGCGTGATCTCCCCGGGGTGCAAGCCGTGGCGCGCGCTTTTGTCGCCTTTGACCCCGTCATTCGCGGGATGAAAGAGGAACAAATCAATGTGACCATTGACGGCATCAAAGTTGAACCCGCGTGTCATGGCCGCATGGACCCGGCAACCGCATATGTGGATATGGCGGAGTTGGACGCGATGACTATCACCAAAGGCCCATTCGAAGTTGCGGGACTCGGAGCGCGCCTCGGCGGCCGTATCGACTTTGCCAAGCTGCGCCCGGTGTATCAAGATCAGAACGCGCTTCGCCTAACCGGTGTGGCCGGGGTGAGTTACAACAGCGTGACCGCAGGCGATAAAGAACATCTGCGGCTCGGCATGAGCACAACGCGCTTGGGAGCGCAGGTGCAATTTAGCCGGCATGTCGGCGACAATTACCAATCCTCGCGCAGCGAAGTGCCTTACTCCGCGTTTGAAAATCGTCACCTCGACGCCATGCTGGGAGTTCGCCTGGCCAAGCATCATGAACTGCGGCTGGCGCATTACCGCAGCGACGGCGAAGATACCGGTTATCCGGCTCTGCCGATGGACACGCGCGATCACAAAGCGCGGCTGTATGGATTCGATTACATCGCCAGCAACGGGCCGCTGGCTGTTGCGCAATTTTATCTCAAAGTCTATCACAACAACATTTCACACGTGATGGATAATTTGAATCGGCCCGCGGCAATGATGCGCGAAATGACGGTGTTGGGCGAAACTGAAACCACCGGCGGAGATGTTGCGGCGGAATGGCGATTTGCCCAAAGCGACTTCAAAGTTGGACTCAATATCTGGCGGGTTTTTGCCACGGCGCGGCGCGACATGCTCACCAAGTCAACCGGTATGCGCATGTCGAGCCTGATGTGGCCGGACGTCACCATGAACAGCGCAGCGGCATTTGCGGAATTGGGCCATGATTTCAACGCGGCGTGGCGCATCACCGCGGGCGCGCGCGTGGCCAATGTCGAATCGCGCGCGGCGGCGCTGTCGCCACAGTTTCTCGCATTTCACCAATTCTCCAACGCGGATCTGGCGGAAACCGATATCGATGCCAATGTTCGGCTCAAGTATCATGCGAAGCCGCATTGGACGATGACGCTTTCTCTCGGCCGCGGCGTTCGTCCGGCCGGCCACAAAGAACGCTACGGCTGGTATACCATCAACCAATTCGATTCGTATGATTATATCGGCGATCCGCGGCTGAAAGCTGAAAAGAATGTTGCGGTTGATCTTGCGCTGCATTATCAAGCCGAAAAAATTCAACTACGCGTGCAGCCGTACTACAATCGTTTGCAGGATTATATCACCGGCGACGTGCGAGAGGGTTTGTCGCCGCAAAGTATGGGCGCGCGCGGCGTGAAGATTTATACCAACCTCGGCAGCGCACGCATCTCCGGGGTTGATGTGGATTTGAATTGGCAACTGCCGGCGCATTTAACGTTGTTCAGCAATCTTTCGTTTGCCGAAGGCCGTGATCTCGAGCGCGAGGCGCCGCTGCCCGAGATTCCGCCGCTCTCGACTCTGACGGGCTTGCGTTATGTGTCTCCCGGCAATTTGTTTTGGCTGCAATGCGAAACGCGCGCCGCGCGCCGCCAGGATAAGATCGCGCCATTTGCCGGTGAGAATGAAACGCCGGGCTTCACGGTTTATCATCTGCGCGGCGGCGTTCGTCTGGGCAATTCGTTGCAGTTGCAATCCGGCATCGAGAATTTGACTGACGTGTTTTATCACGAGCATCTCGATCGCAACGATATTCCGCAACCGGGGCGGAATTTTTATGTGAAGTCGGTGTTGCACTTTTGA